A single Branchiostoma floridae strain S238N-H82 chromosome 11, Bfl_VNyyK, whole genome shotgun sequence DNA region contains:
- the LOC118425424 gene encoding 2-oxo-4-hydroxy-4-carboxy-5-ureidoimidazoline decarboxylase-like, giving the protein MAARPTARHVEALNKLSFVDFVGKLGNIVERCPVVAAAVWSERPFSSAQGVHEAACKFIDGLPTNGREGLLRCHPDLAGALAREGRLSSESTGEQRTAGLLDLTTEEQADISRLNARYKDKFGFPFVLCVRLNKRGAVLKGLKTRINNSKEDEIHTGIEEVKKICWLRLVDILQREQVDTISKL; this is encoded by the exons ATGGCGGCGAGACCAACAGCGCGTCATGTTGAAGCCCTCAACAAGCTGAGTTTTGTAGACTTTGTAGGAAAACTCGGAAACATCGTTGAGAGGTGCCCAGTTGTGGCCGCGGCAGTTTGGTCCGAGAGACCATTTAGCAGTGCGCAAGGCGTCCACGAAGCGGCCTGTAAGTTTATTGACGGGCTCCCGACGAACG GTAGAGAAGGCTTACTTCGCTGTCATCCCGACTTGGCGGGAGCTCTGGCCCGAGAGGGGCGCCTGAGCTCGGAGTCTACCGGGGAACAGCGGACCGCAGGACTGCTGGATCTAACCACGGAGGAACAGGCCGACATCTCTCGGCTCAACGCGCGGTACAAGGACAAGTTTGGGTTTCCCTTCGTGCTGTGCGTCCGCCTGAATAAGAGAGGAGCCGTCCTGAAGGGGCTGAAGACAAGGATCAACAACTCAAAGGAGGATGAAATCCACACTGGCATAGAGGAGGTGAAAAAGATCTGCTGGCTGAGACTTGTGGATATCTTACAGCGAGAACAAGTGGACACCATTTCTAAACTTTGA
- the LOC118425796 gene encoding dCTP pyrophosphatase 1-like yields MMAQQVNSPLLKRPRADRGAEEEPDSSEGFTFSQEPTLDQIRAMQNQFARERDWDQFHSPRNLLLAMVGEVGEVAELFQWRGEVKEGLPDWSEKDKKHLSQELSDVLIYLVRLAEKCQVDLPAATVEKIKLNKQKYPAHQVYGSSKKYTEYATPEKNSS; encoded by the exons ATGATGGCCCAGCAAGTGAACTCTCCTCTGCTGAAGAGACCGCGGGCAGACAGAGGTGCCGAGGAGGAGCCGGATTCATCTGAAGGGTTCACATTCAGCCAGGAACCTACTTTGGACCAAAT cCGAGCCATGCAGAACCAGTTTGCCCGGGAGCGAGACTGGGACCAGTTCCACTCACCGCGAAACCTCCTACTGGCCATG GTAGGAGAAGTTGGAGAGGTCGCTGAGTTATT TCAGTGGAGAGGGGAGGTGAAGGAAGGACTGCCAG ACTGGTCTGAGAAGGATAAGAAGCACCTGTCCCAGGAGCTGAGCGATGTCCTGATCTACCTGGTGAGGCTGGCCGAGAAGTGTCAGGTGGACCTGCCTGCCGCTACTGTGGAGAAGATCAAGCTGAACAAGCAGAAGTACCCGGCACACCAGGTCTACGGCTCCAGCAAGAAGTACACAGAGTACGCTACGCCCGAGAAAAACAGCTCGTGA